One segment of Neodiprion fabricii isolate iyNeoFabr1 chromosome 1, iyNeoFabr1.1, whole genome shotgun sequence DNA contains the following:
- the LOC124184065 gene encoding uncharacterized protein LOC124184065, protein MIQGVRFSHLTIRMPRSSNRRIVITALLVAAVALPMKNVTANSTTGLNLAETMFSVGDEDESSPVDEDAEFKDRYRRLIPYMTFYVSNNNVNQQSQSQSSTPYKGMMRISPNVQRRPVPPASHLRYNNYGTRNNHPKGVGNGVKQTQQYYVSPPTVPHEKFIPSVQYDPKDTDNEEYFTPVRYTQSPNIEDYQSSHYQRPSYLTPRPTTSSSTLRVNEHQHQQRPLQLYFTTHRPTTMNFTPAGSYAEILVRKESLPKRPTQRPPYVKYDQGETINYPGAEFEPQRYVRPQPFRLPEQASASLQSSHFTSSAHQLGQRQRNPSTQATLNHIVKSLQLTNQLPEMLNADNIDESIKTLVEILSLLNNGRKYELPHSQQNSGSVLPVVDSSPKYVQEYQDAYEVAQARPKPSTKRPLKPTRIRPIVVQDNTRPSNGPYHVNVIDIIGRKYLPTILPENQKEATGLSERPRIVETTTSQGYKINEETPGDPPVDDNVAVTIFPLTTEEPAAQNYPPPDGASSHVQNFPPTPLKYGATRGKPNVDYPAYATIPKTGFSCSTQRYKGFFGDPDTGCQVWHYCDLNGGMSSFLCPNGTIFSQVALTCDWWFNVKCESTAQLYVLNERLYKYILPVMPKFPEDFSGPEVDRYLELKFKEIEAKMKEKKLRKQQVDKNKTKNSTQIEDNIKQ, encoded by the exons TGGCGTTGCCGATGAAGAATGTGACGGCTAACTCCACAACGGGGTTGAACCTGGCGGAAACAATGTTTTCGGTTGGCGATGAAGATGAATCGTCGCCGGTAGATGAGGATGCAGAATTCAAAGATCGGTACCGAAGACTGATACCGTACATGACATTTTACGTCTCGAACAACAACGTGAACCAGCAATCGCAATCGCAGTCGTCGACTCCCTACAAGGGAATGATGAGAATTTCACCAAATGTGCAAAGAAGACCGGTACCTCCAGCTTCTCACCTGCGATACAACAATTATGGAACAAGAAACAACCACCCAAAGGGGGTTGGAAACGGCGTAAAACAGACCCAACAGTACTACGTGAGTCCGCCGACGGTTCctcatgaaaaattcataccgTCTGTCCAATATGACCCGAAAGATACCGATAACGAGGAGTACTTTACGCCTGTGCGATACACCCAGAGTCCCAATATTGAAGACTACCAATCGTCCCACTATCAGAGGCCCAGTTACCTGACACCGAGGCCGACGACATCCTCGTCGACTCTACGCGTCAACGAACATCAGCACCAACAGCGACCGCTTCAGTTGTACTTCACAACGCACAGACCAACCACGATGAATTTCACACCTGCTGGATCGTACGCCGAGATCTTGGTTCGGAAGGAATCGCTGCCTAAACGACCCACTCAGAGACCGCCTTACGTCAAGTATGACCAAGGAGAAACGATAAATTATCCTGGGGCTGAATTCGAACCTCAGCGATACGTCAGACCGCAGCCCTTCAGACTCCCGGAACAGGCTTCGGCATCTTTGCAGTCTTCTCACTTTACTTCTTCTGCTCATCAGCTTGGCCAGAGACAGCGAAATCCGTCGACACAGGCGACCCTGAACCACATAGTAAAAAGTCTTCAACTAACTAATCAGCTCCCAGAGATGTTGAACGCGGATAATATTGACGAGAGTATTAAGACCCTTGTGGAAATACTTAGTCTGTTGAACAATGGAAGGAAGTACGAGCTGCCGCACTCTCAGCAAAATTCAGGGTCTGTTTTGCCGGTTGTCGACTCCTCTCCGAAGTACGTTCAGGAGTATCAAGACgcttacgaagttgctcaggCTAGGCCCAAGCCCTCTACGAAGAGGCCGTTGAAACCGACTCGAATCAGACCAATCGTAGTTCAAGATAACACGAGGCCATCTAACGGACCCTATCACGTCAATGTGATCGACATTATAGGGAGAAAATACTTACCGACAATTTTGCCGGAGAATCAGAAAGAGGCTACCGGGCTCTCGGAGCGACCGCGAATCGTTGAAACCACAACGTCGCaagggtataaaataaatgaagaaactCCTGGAGATCCTCCGGTGGACGACAATGTCGCAGTGACGATCTTTCCTCTGACAACCGAAGAACCTGCGGCACAAAATTATCCACCACCTGACGGAGCCTCGTCTcatgttcaaaattttccaccgACGCCACTGAAATACGGAGCAACCAGAGGTAAACCTAATGTCGATTACCCTGCATACGCTACGATACCAAAAACAGGATTCAGCTGCTCGACCCAACGGTATAAAGGCTTCTTCGGAGACCCCGACACGGGGTGTCAA gTCTGGCATTACTGCGACTTGAACGGTGGAATGTCCTCTTTCTTGTGTCCAAACGGTACGATCTTTAGTCAGGTAGCTCTGACTTGTGACTGGTGGTTCAACGTCAAATGTGAATCAACGGCACAGCTTTACGTGCTCAACGAACGATTGTACAAGTACATACTTCCAGTGATGCCCAAGTTTCCAGAAGATTTTAGTGGGCCGGAAGTGGATCGATActtggaattgaaatttaaagaaatagAGGCAAAAATGAAGGAGAAGAAGCTTAGAAAACAACAGGTGGACAAAAATAAGACAAAGAACAGCACGCAGATTGAAGACAATATTAAGCAATAG